The following are encoded together in the Chlorocebus sabaeus isolate Y175 chromosome 20, mChlSab1.0.hap1, whole genome shotgun sequence genome:
- the EFHD2 gene encoding EF-hand domain-containing protein D2: protein MATDELATKLSRRLQMEGEGGGETPEQPGLNGAAAAAAGAPDEAAEALGSADCELSAKLLRRADLNQGIGEPQSPSRRVFNPYTEFKEFSRKQIKDMEKMFKQYDAGRDGFIDLMELKLMMEKLGAPQTHLGLKNMIKEVDEDFDSKLSFREFLLIFRKAAAGELQEDSGLCVLARLSEIDVSSEGVKGAKSFFEAKVQAINVSSRFEEEIKAEQEERKKQAEEMKQRKAAFKELQSTFK from the exons ATGGCCACGGACGAGCTGGCCACCAAGCTGAGCCGGCGGCTGCAGATGGAGGGCGAGGGCGGCGGCGAGACCCCGGAGCAACCCGGGCTGaacggggcggcggcggcggcggcgggggcgccCGACGAGGCGGCCGAGGCGCTGGGCAGCGCGGACTGCGAGCTGAGCGCCAAGCTGCTGCGGCGCGCCGACCTCAACCAGGGCATCGGCGAGCCCCAGTCGCCCAGCCGCCGCGTCTTCAACCCCTACACTGAGTTCAAGGAGTTCTCCAGGAAGCAGATCAAGGACATGGAGAAGATGTTCAAGCA GTATGATGCTGGGCGGGACGGCTTCATCGACCTGATGGAGCTAAAGCTCATGATGGAGAAACTTGGGGCCCCTCAGACCCACCTGGGCCTGAAAAACATGATCAAGGAGGTGGATGAGGACTTTGACAGCAAGCTGAGCTTCCGGGAG TTCCTCCTGATCTTCCGCAAGGCAGCGGCCGGGGAGCTTCAGGAGGACAGCGGGCTGTGCGTGCTGGCCCGCCTCTCCGAGATCGACGTCTCCAGTGAGGGCGTCAAGGGGGCCAAGAGCTTCTTTGAGGCCAAG GTCCAGGCCATCAACGTGTCCAGCCGCTTCGAGGAGGAGATCAAGGCGGAGCAGGAGGAACGGAAGAAGCAGGCGGAGGAGATGAAGCAGCGGAAAGCGGCCTTCAAGGAGCTGCAGTCCACGTTTAAGTAG